Genomic DNA from Betaproteobacteria bacterium:
CGGCGGCATGATGCAGAAGCTGCGAGAGGCGGTCGGCGACGAAATCGAGATCATGATCGATTTCCACGGACGTCCCGCGTCGACCAGTGCGGCGCTGCAGTACATTCATGCCCTCGCGCCGGCACGCCCATTGTTCGTCGAAGAGCCGATCCAACCCGGCGACGCGCCGGGCATGAAGCAGATCATGGACAAGTCACCGGTCCCGATCGCGGCCGGCGAGCGGCTGGTCGACCGGCGCGAATTCGACGACTTGTTCCGGCGGCGCGCGATCAACATTGCCCAGCCCGATCTGTGTCACGTCGGCGGCTTCACCGAAGCGCGCAAGATCGCGGCGATGGCGGAAACGGCCGGCGTGGGCATCGCGCCACATAATCCGCTGGGGCCGCTGGCCGGCGCTGCGGCGCTGCATTTCGACATTGCCACACCGAATTTCGTCATCCAGGAAGAAATGTCCGGAGCCGTGCCCTGGTACCACGACGTCGTGGACAGCCCGATTCACGCGAAGGACGGCTACTGGCTGATTCCCGACCGGCCTGGCTTGGGTGTCGAGGTGGACGAGAAAGTCATTGCGAAGCATCCGTTCAAGCAGGAAGTCATGCACGCCGGACATGCGGTGCTGGATGACGGCACCATCGTAGATTGGTAAATCCAGCAGATTGGTAAATCCGGCGGATTGATAAATCGCGTCGACCGATCAGGAAACGACTGAGGAAAATCATGGCGGAAGCTTTCATCTGCGCTGCGTTGCGAACCCCGATCGGCCGCTATGGCGGCGCGTTGTCCGCGGTGCGTCCAGACGATCTGGCGGCGATCCCGCTGCGTGAGCTGATGGCGCGCAACAAGTCGGTGGACTGGAATGCGGTGGACGACGTGGTATTCGGCTGTGCGAACCAGGCCGGTGAGGACAACCGCAACGTCGCGCGCATGGCGCTGCTGCTCGCCGGATTGCCGAAAGAGATCCCCGGCAGCACCATCAATCGCCTTTGCGGATCGGGAATGGATGCGGTGGGCATCGCCGCGCGGGCGATCATGTCGGGAGAAGCCGAACTGGTGGTTGCCGGCGGGGTGGAGAGCATGTCGCGTGCGCCCTTCGTCATGCCAAAAGCCGACAGCGCTTTCTCGCGAAACAACGCGGTATTCGACACGACGATAGGCTGGCGCTTGGTCAACCCGGTGATGAAGCAGCTATACGGCACCGACTCGATGCCGGAAACCGCGGAAAACGTCGCGCAGGAATTCGGTATCGCACGCGCCGACCAGGATGCGTTTGCACTGCGCTCGCAGGCGAAGGCGTCCGCCGCGCAGAAGAATGGCCGGCTGGCCAAAGAGATCGTGCCGGTGACGATTCCGGCGAAGAAAGGCGATCCGGTCGTGGTGGACAGGGATGAGCATCCGCGCGAGACCAGCATGGAAGCGCTGGGCAAGCTGAAGGGCGTGGTGAAACCCGACGGTACGGTGACGCCGGGCAACGCATCGGGTGTGAATGACGGCGCTTGCGCGTTGATCCTTGCCAGCGAAGCCGCGGCCAAGCGCCACGGCCTTGTGCCGCTGGCGCGCGTAATCGGTTCGGCCGTCGCCGGCTGTGCGCCCCGGATCATGGGCATCGGTCCGGTACCGGCCACGCAAAAACTGCTGGCTAGGACCGGGGTGAAGCTGGATCAGATCGACGTGATCGAACTGAACGAAGCCTTCGCTGCACAGGGCCTCGCGGTGCTGCGGCAACTCGGCATCAGCGATGACGATGCGCGTGTCAATCCGAACGGCGGAGCGATCGCGCTCGGCCATCCTCTGGGCATGAGCGGCGCACGCCTGGTCGCCACGGCCGCCTACGAATTGCAGGAGCGGAAGGCCCGCTATGCGCTGACTACGATGTGCATCGGCGTCGGGCAGGGGATTGCCGCACTGATCGAACGGGTCTGAACCGTTCAGGAATGCACCGTCGATTCAGACCTTCACGCCAGCGGCGACGTAGCAGGACTCCATCAGCTTCAACGTTTCCAGGTTATCCAGGCGATCGATCGCGAACGGCCTGCCGTCGCGCAGGCCGCGCACGAATTCCCGCACCGCGCTGCTGAAGCAGGTTTGGTAGTTTTTCGCCAAGTCGAAGACCA
This window encodes:
- the pcaF gene encoding 3-oxoadipyl-CoA thiolase — encoded protein: MAEAFICAALRTPIGRYGGALSAVRPDDLAAIPLRELMARNKSVDWNAVDDVVFGCANQAGEDNRNVARMALLLAGLPKEIPGSTINRLCGSGMDAVGIAARAIMSGEAELVVAGGVESMSRAPFVMPKADSAFSRNNAVFDTTIGWRLVNPVMKQLYGTDSMPETAENVAQEFGIARADQDAFALRSQAKASAAQKNGRLAKEIVPVTIPAKKGDPVVVDRDEHPRETSMEALGKLKGVVKPDGTVTPGNASGVNDGACALILASEAAAKRHGLVPLARVIGSAVAGCAPRIMGIGPVPATQKLLARTGVKLDQIDVIELNEAFAAQGLAVLRQLGISDDDARVNPNGGAIALGHPLGMSGARLVATAAYELQERKARYALTTMCIGVGQGIAALIERV
- the dgoD gene encoding galactonate dehydratase, which encodes MKITAIKTAVCNAEMRNWVFVRVETDQPGLYGWGEATLEWKTRGVVGAVQDIEPLLIGRDPRDIEQAVRVMVKHSFWRLGVIGNTAISGIEMALWDIWGKELNVPVWRLLGGKTHDRIKVYTHLGFGDMTSVYESMEHGAVVERGLQVIEKGYRALKVVFIPYTHFTASPKQQDHVGGMMQKLREAVGDEIEIMIDFHGRPASTSAALQYIHALAPARPLFVEEPIQPGDAPGMKQIMDKSPVPIAAGERLVDRREFDDLFRRRAINIAQPDLCHVGGFTEARKIAAMAETAGVGIAPHNPLGPLAGAAALHFDIATPNFVIQEEMSGAVPWYHDVVDSPIHAKDGYWLIPDRPGLGVEVDEKVIAKHPFKQEVMHAGHAVLDDGTIVDW